The genomic DNA ggcgcatgtgactaatacaatttgattattagggcagcaggtagcctagcagttaagagcattgggccagtaatcgaaaggttgcggATTTGAatacccaagctgacaaggtgaaaagggcaggcacatcgacagatttaaGCAAGGCACCTAACCAAAATGTGTTCCAGGGGTGCCTTACTATGGCttaccctgtaaaacaacatttCACTGCACCCACGTGGCAATAAGAAATAGGTTAATTGATTGTAGCTACAATTGTGATGGACAAGAAAGAAAGCTACTGTCTTTATTTGACTTGTTTTGCATGAAACGCTTATTCACTGTACATATACAATAATTGTGGCATTAAAATGCTTTCCTTGCTAATAAACAGAAAACAGAGGGGCTGTTGTCATCTCACCATCCAGCTCCCTCTCGATGAAGTCCATCCTGTGTGTGACCTCGTCCTGGACAGCATCTATGTGATCCAGCAGGTTGATCTGCCACTGGTGCTGCTGGCCACTGCCGTCCACGTCCCCTCCCCCACCGCAGCCAACACCCTCCTCTCGCTTCACCTCGGCCTGGCCCCACCGACCAACATCTGAACCCTAGACATATGGAAAAGAGGATTCAGTCGTAAAGTTGACTTTTTAAGAGTATCTACCACTCTATAGTGTATGAGGGATGtatggatggatagatggtaCAATATAGACAGACGGGTAGAGATGTTGAAGGAGAATGTCTGAAGGCTGAAACAGAACTGACCTTGGTGTGAGTGTTCAGATGTGTGGGGGCTTTGGGCCTGGCTGTCTCCAGCATGCCTCCATAGCGCTGCTCTCTCTCCAGCAGGTCCTCAGTGCTTCTTAGGCTGTCCTCCAGTTCAGATCCCCTCCGTGTGGTCTCCACCACCAGCCTCTGCTCCACTGCAGGGTAGTATGCCCGCGGCTTCTGGTAGCAATGCTCACTCATTATGTACGAGTCCTGGAACGACTGATAGGGcgaggaggaagacgaggaggaggaagaggaggctcgGCTAAGCTTCTCCATGGCGGCTGACATCAGAGCTTCTGCGCCACCACGGGCGAGACTCTTGTGGTCCTTCTCGGAACCCTCGTCTGTTAGCGCAGGAGAGGGTGCTGCGTCGGTGCCCGTCCCCGAGCCACCTCTCCTCCAGggcctctctgctctcttccaGGGCTGGCACCACAACTGCAGGTCTGGGTGGGTCTGGGTCCTACAGGGGAACACAAGGGCAATCAGACTCCAAACATTTTGTAAGGATAGATATTGATTCATCAGAGTTTTTCCAGTCAACACTACTTACTGTAGGACGCTCATTTTGAGCTGGAGGCCATTGAGCACCTCCACCACACGCTGTACGTCTCCTAGTAGCTGGTGTGTTGCTGCTATCTTCTTGGCATTCTGGTGGGAGTAGTTCTCCTCAAGGAAGGACAGACCATACATGTGACCACTGCTCAGCCAATCACGGTCATACCGGTAGCGCAGGCTTTGCCTCTGACCTGGAACAGAGGTCACGTGATATCATAAGTGTGATGGGAAAATGTAAGGTGAAAAGTTCATATTAGAGTGATTAACAATGTTtagcatatttatttattttcccctttCTGTAACACACACGATTTCTAGTGTTCTATTTGTGACACTTGTGTAGGATGGTGGTCACTAGACTTGATACCGAACATTACAAAATGTCCTCATATCTGTTGATAGCGATTAAAGTCAGAGCTACTGAAGATACGACAGAGGACACTGATTATTATTCTATTGATGACATAAAACAATGATTCTGTAGCAGCTGGCAGTCATTGCCTTTTGTTCGATTTCCTACAAACCTCTCGAGCTGGTGTTTAGAAAATATTTGGTGCCGCCTGATTAGAGTAAAAAGGTCCTCTATCCAGAAGGCTAGTTAGACATTGTCTCTGCTTCTGGGCTGGAGGCGTCTCCCTGTTGCAATTTGTAATAAACCGGATTGATTTTTGATTGAACTTACCAAGGACTGCTCTCCTTTATGTTCACCTGGAAATTCTTATTACAATAAGACTCAGCCCCAAAAACCACAGTTAAATGTACTGGCTTGTCTTGTGTTaacctctcctttcccttccccaagTAACCCCATAGAGAAACCTGAGATGGAGTTTCTATTTAGCCAAGTTGTGTGTTGCTGGCTCTCACCTGGTGGGTCTCTGCAGACGTAGCAGGCGTATTTGTCCGGGACGTTCTCCTCCAGGAGGCCCATGCAGGTGCCATGCTGCCAGCACAGACACTCCTCACACTGGAGAGACAAGGCCAGGGAGCAACACTATCAAACTGCGTTTTCCTCCCTGCTGCTAACTGTTGGCCTGAGCTTGTTTTTAGAGAAACTAAGTTGGGATCGACCTTGAGTTTGGTACGGTTTGACAAATGTGATTGATTTAAATGATTGTGAGACGAGTGGATTGCCACCAACTATTTATTTCAGACTCAATGATATGTATTGGAGGCAGATCAGGGCTAGAGTCAGGTAAACCCCCAAGCAGCTCACCTGTATCATGAAGTCGTTTTCCTCTTCTGCCTCACAGACGCAACGCACAACCTCCTGACTGCCTGTCTCCAAGGCAACAGAGCCCAGACTTAGGGGAGTTGTTGCATTGTCCAGCTCCGCCCCCAGCTCGTCATCACTCCACTCACAACTGTCAGTGGACCAATCACTGATGCTATCCTCATCTAGAGGAGAAATCAAGGGATGGAAAGGGTTAACTAATGAAGACAACCCTGGTCAGTGACCCTAGTCTCCTTTAGTAGAGTTGTAACATCGAGATTTCCTCCATGAGCTGGTTTCAGTATATTTGCCAATGCGAGTCCTCAGGAGATAATGTCATCTGGATGTAACTGATATGTTTGATCAAGAGATTATTGCAACACAAGCAGAGGGGGCTTCCATGGTAGAAATATAGGAGGAAACTATAGCTCATTTTATCTACAGCATTGTaacatactagaggtcgaccgattaattggaatggccgattaattaggaccGATATCAAGTTCTCATAAAtcggaaatatatattttttggaaaCCTTTAtatagcctttatttaactaggcaagtcggttaagaacacattcttatttacaatgacggtctaggaacagtgggttaactgccttgttcaggggcagaatgacagatttttaccttgtctgctcggggattcaatcttgcaaccttacagttaactagtccaacgctctaaccacctgattacattgcactccacgaggagactgtctgttacgcaaatgcagtaaaaAGCCAAGgtatgttgctagctagcattaaagtTCTCATaaaaatcaatcataatcactagttaactacacacggttgatgatattactagtttatctagcgtgtcctgcgttgcatataatcgatgcggtgtgtATTTGCGAAAAAGGACCgtcttgctccaatgtgtacctaactataaacatcaatgccttacttaaaatcaatacacaagtatatatttttaaacctgcatatttagttaatatagCCTGCtaacctggctcgttgcgaactctttgaagactatttcttcctaacaaagacagccaacttcgccaaacgggggatgatttaacaaaagcgcatttgcgaaaaaaaaagcacaattgttgcactatacctaaccataaacaccaatgcttttcttaaaatcaatacacagaatatatatttttaaacctccaTATCTTGCTAAAATAATATatgctatttagcagacgcttttatccaaagcgacttacagtcatgtgtgcatacattctacgtatgggtggtcccggggatcgagcccactaccctggcgttacaagcgccatgctctaccaactgagctacagaaggaccactaaaagaaatccaggttagcaggcaatattaaccatgtgaaattgtgtcacttctcttgcgttcattgcacacagagtccgtgtatatgcaacagtttgggccgcctacttttccagaattttatgtaattatgacataacattgaaggttgtgcaatgtagcaggaatatttagactaatggatgccaccccttatgtaaaatatggaacggttccgtatttcactaaaagaataaacgtcttgttttcgaaatgatagtttccgggttcaaccatattaatgacctaaggctcgtatttctgtgtgttatcatgttataactaagtctatgatttgatagagaagtctgactgagcgatggtaggcaccagcaggcctgtaagcattaattcaaacagcactttcatgcgtaTTGCCAGCAGCccgtcgctgtgcttcaagcattgtgctgtttttgacttcaagtctatcaactcccgagattaggctgtgtaaccgatgtgaaatggctagctagtaagctgggtgcgcactaatagcgttccaaatgtcactcgctctgagacttggagtggttgttccccttgctctgcatgagtaacgctgcttcgagggtggctgttgtcgttgtgttccaggttcgagcccaggtaggggcgaggagagggacggaagctagacggttacactggcaatactaaagtgcctataaaaaCATCCCATCGTCAAAAAAGgtacatgaaatacaaatcgtatagagcgAAATtatcctataattcctataataactacaacctaaaacttcttacctgggaatattgaagaatccttaaaaggaaccaccagctttcatatgttctcatgttctgagcaaggaacttaaatgttagcttttttacatggcacatattgcacgtttacttctccaacactttgtttttgcattatttaaaccaaattgaacatgtttcattttatttgaggctaaattgattttatttatgtattatattaagttaaaataagtgttcattcagtattgttgtaattggcattattacaaatcaaatatatattttttatataactacgataaaaatatatatatctaaatCGGCccgattaattggtatcggctttttttgagtcctccaataatcggtatcggcgttgaaaaatcataatcgatcGACCTCTTTAACGTACAGGATATCCCTTATGCATAGCACTGAGTCGAACATATAACAAACGGATGAGAATAAAGCAAGCCATAGCAGCAAAGAAAAGGCCCCAGATTCAATCAATAAACTATGGAATCAGTCCCCAACTGTGACAACAGGTCGACTTTGTTTGAAAGTGTGGAAAATTATTAGTAAGATCAGTTTGATACGGAATGGAAAAGATACACGGGTAGACGGTTTGAACAAATGACTTATGGACTGAAACCAGGCAAAGAATAATGGCAAAGGGTAGAGAGTGacgcacacactcagacacacaatAATACCCACCATCCACGTGCATCTGCTCTGACTGGTTGTATCCGGGCCTGAAGTGGTAGGACTCAGGCTTGTGATTGTGTGAGAGGGGGAATTTGAGTGGCAAATTCAATTTGGACTGAAGAGCGAATATTGAGATGTCAATATTCTCCTCACTACCTGTGCACTCTGTTAATAAAGGGGAGGGGGAAGCAGACGCAGAACAAAATGTCAACTTTGGAAATGCTGATGAGGACAAACAATAACTAATTTTTCGGGAGGGGGGTTCAAACAGACAATATGAAACCAAACTGTGTTTCCAGCTGAAGATACTATCATGAGTGTGAGAATATGTCGTTACAACAAACAGTAAACTTGTGTCCACAAAACCCCTTTACATGAGTGTTTCTGAGAGCTGAACTGGCCAAAACAGTCCAAATAAAGTCTAATTGTGTGTGAATGTACACAGTGAATAAACCATCCTCttaatactgtatgtgtgttataaCAAGTGTCATTCACAGATCCAGAGTGAATTTAAACTAGGTCAATAGACCAATAGTGGTTCAAAAAAGTGGCATCACAGTAGCTTGTGCCTAGCAGTAGAGTTCAAACAGATGAGTCAGATGGTTAATAAAAGCCTGTGTTATTATATGAACCAAACATGAGCAAAAGATGTGCAAATCATCAGTCAGAGGAAAAGGGGTAAAAGCACAAGACGGCTGATTCAAACAAAATGATCAGCGGCTATTTGACTGATGAAGTGACGTAGGTCAGTAGAAGACACAGGAGTTGTAGTGCTACTCCAACCCCTACCACACTGCTGGTTTGCCTCTGAAGCGAAGCAGGGTCGTCTGGAGACCAGattctgctggaagtggtgttggagggccagtaggaggcactctttctctAGTCTAAAAAACATATACCAATGCCCCAGGGCAATGATTGGGGACTTtcccctgtgtagggtgccatctttcaatggtcactaaagatcccatgccACTTATTAtaagtaggggtgttaaccctggtgtcctggctaaattccccaACCTGGCAGTCATACCATACCTAGCTTCCAATTGGCCCATTCATTCCCCTGTAACTATTATCCAAGTCATTGctataaatgagaatgtgttcagtcaacttacctgctAAAATAaggatatacattttttttaaagaaataaaACACCTACCAAGGTGTGAATCAGGGGTTTTCCCGTGGCCTGAATGAAGCGTTGCACATGCAGCGGCGCTAAAGCTATAGGACAGGAGCCCCATGCAGAACAGTCAGACGACTAGGGTCTCCTTACCACACTTGactttctttttcttcttctttttcttcagATTAATACGAAGGAACTCCCTCCGTTTCTTATCCTTCAGCCGATCTCGTTCTTTCACCACTGCTAGAGTGATACGGGGGAACCAAGTGTTAGGAGTGCTCTAGACACTGAAGGTGTGTTCTGCCATTACAAACACTGGAGCATGCACCATTTCACAATAATCCTGTTGTGTCATGTTAAGAGAAAGTGGATTTTCGATCAGAAATCAGCAAAGATAACTACACATTTGCTCATAGCTAATGGCCTATTTAAAGGAAAGAAATCCACTCAAACTATCGTTGAGTATTTTCTTtaattagtccactgttgataagAGTCCCAAAATGTTTAAGATTTAAGAAGCAAACTGTCACACTTGCCACATGATTTTGCATCATATAATGCCTTTCTCATCATGATGTGGCAAGTGACACTTTGCTTATTGAAAGTCAATATCATGGAaactttaaatacattttttttaaagtgaaaTTGGGACTATTAACAGCGGACGAAAAAAATATATAGTCGAGAGGATATTTCAGAAGCCTTCTCGTTGTCGTTTCACATCTTACACAGACATATGTCCATACCACTGCTCTCAGTAGTCTCCGTCTccactggtctctgtccatttctGTCCAGTTGGTTCTCTTTGCTCTTCTCCCTCAGTAGAGCCCTCTGCTGCTGGCGCTGGGTGTTGACAGCAGGTGGAGCTGATGTGCGTCTGTTCATTGTCTTGGCCTCACTACGTGGAGATGGGGGAGTTCTAGTAGGACTGTGCACATTGGAGTCTGCCGGGCATGGAAACACAATATTAATATTATGGATTAAAACTGATTTCCTCTTTGGGTGAATCTATCATGTAGCTAAGTCCCTTTTTGGTACTTACGCATTGAGGCGGAGATGGTGCGTCTCCTCTTAGGACTTTccagagaggtaggggaggggtGCTTCTCTGAGGCCCGTGTCTGGGTGCTCCTGGTGGGGCTTAGATCGTCCTCTAGCTGCTGCTCCTCTCCATGGTAGTATTTCATGTGGTAGTGAAGCAGTTTGGCCTTGCGGAACGACTTGGTGCAGCCTACAGCGCTGCATTTAAATGGGTTGTGGTCCAAGTTGATGGACAGGACTGGGGGAGGCTGGTTTTTGATCACTCTGTACACTGAAAACACAATGGAGACATGTAAGAGGATGGACAAACAGCTAGGAGTGGAGAGATACTCATGTAAACTGATGTAACAGAGTGCTGGGCGAGAACTCACATGGCTCTCTGCTAAATCGGTTGGGGTTGTGGAAACCCTGCTTCCTTATCGCTGGAAATAAAGACAGACAATATAAACTGACTGACAACTGTCAATATAAACTGTCACTGACTGACAACATTCAACACACATTAAAACAATTCAATtctcaaatatattttcaaaCCTTTTATAGTATTTTGACGACTTGTGAGAAAAGAAACCTCTAAAATGGACAGAACCTCTAAATAAACGTACAGTGCACTGACAGCTACGTTAATTGGAAATATAAGGAAGCCTTTTGGATCGTGATTTTCTGAAGAGTTGTGGTCTTACGTTTCACTGGGAGGGCCAGTGGTGCAGGTTTGGCGCTATCTGGTTGGCTTTCTGACATCTGCTCCACTCGGTCAATGGTGGACATAGCTGAGGGTAATGGGACAGACACTGGCTCGGTCTGTGTTGACATCTGATTGGGTGAATCAGTGGATGGCTTAGTTTCATTAGGTGAGCTCAGGACTGTGTACTCAGTTTTCATTTCCACCTCTTCTTTCTTTATCCCTTCATTTAAATGAGTAGGCTTCTCCTCACTCTGTCCTCCGTCTTCTTCCATTTTTACTTCAGTCGGGCCCACAGTGGCTGCCACGTGATCCCCGAGGTTGTTCTGTCCTTCATGTTGCTCTGTATCCTCCTCCTGCTTAACTATGGATGGTGTCTCTTTGGTGACATCCCCCTCACTATCCTTCCTCTTtgtcttctcctccacctccctctcatGCCAGTCATCTTCATCATTATTGTCACCATCCTCTGTGTCACTGTCCCCCTCCTGGTCAGAGGTACTGCGTCTTGTTCTTTTATTTTTTGGCCCGTATTCCTGAGGCCTCCGGTCTCTGCCATTCTGGGGCTTCTTCACGCCGTTCCTCTCAGTGGACCTAgcctttcctcctctctatttCCACAAAGAGGAGGGGATGAAAACATTTTGGAAAATTATGTAAAGTACAACCCACAGAAACATGATCCTCTGCATGGCAAGCCAACACAATATCAACagatatacagcaccagtcaaaagttgttcaagggttatttatttattttcccacattgcagaataatagtgaagacatcaaaacatcataacacacacaggaacttcaaactcttggcattctctcaaccagtttcatgaggtagtcacctagaatgcatttcaattaacaggtgcgccttgttagggctgcaatcccgttaccgggatcgatatgacaacagccagtgaaagtgcagagagccaaattcaaacaacagaaatctcaattaaaattcctcaaacatgcaTGTATCTTATAGCATTtcaaaggtaatcttgttgttaatcccaccgaagtgtccgatttcaaataggctttacagcgaaagcaccacaaacgatgatgttaggtcaccaccaagtcacagaaaaattcagccatttttccagccaaagagaggagtcacaaaaagcacaaagacatctaaattaatcactaacctttgatgatattcatcagatgacactcataggatttcatgttacacaatacatatatgtttttcgataaagtgcatatgtatataaaaaaaatcttggtatacattggcgcgttacgttcagtagttccaaaaacttaatgcaaccgctgtgtcagatttcaaaaaaactttacggaaaaagcaaaccatgcaataatctgagtacagctttcagaaaacaaagcagccaaaaagatatccgccatattgggtagtcaacattattcataaatagcattataaatattcccttacctttgatgatcatcagaatgcactcccaggaatcccagttccacattaaatgtttgatttagcTTGATAATGtacatcatttatgtccaaagagctacttttgttagcatgtttggtaaacaaatccaaagtcatgaAGCGCGTTCCCTAGTTGCAAACGAAATGTCAAAAGGTT from Oncorhynchus keta strain PuntledgeMale-10-30-2019 chromosome 10, Oket_V2, whole genome shotgun sequence includes the following:
- the LOC118388383 gene encoding PHD finger protein 20-like isoform X5, which gives rise to MEYAQSLSPKQEVDVDTMSKTPPNRRGITFEVGATLEARDALKNWYPANIEKIDYDDEKVLIHYRQWSHRYDEWFDWTSPYLRPVERIQLRRQGLLDDCPIPVRDGFHVNDKVLASWSDCRFYPAKVLAVNKDASYTVKFYDGVVQTVKGIHVKPFVRERGGKARSTERNGVKKPQNGRDRRPQEYGPKNKRTRRSTSDQEGDSDTEDGDNNDEDDWHEREVEEKTKRKDSEGDVTKETPSIVKQEEDTEQHEGQNNLGDHVAATVGPTEVKMEEDGGQSEEKPTHLNEGIKKEEVEMKTEYTVLSSPNETKPSTDSPNQMSTQTEPVSVPLPSAMSTIDRVEQMSESQPDSAKPAPLALPVKPIRKQGFHNPNRFSREPLYRVIKNQPPPVLSINLDHNPFKCSAVGCTKSFRKAKLLHYHMKYYHGEEQQLEDDLSPTRSTQTRASEKHPSPTSLESPKRRRTISASMHSNVHSPTRTPPSPRSEAKTMNRRTSAPPAVNTQRQQQRALLREKSKENQLDRNGQRPVETETTESSGMDICLSVVKERDRLKDKKRREFLRINLKKKKKKKKVKCECTGSEENIDISIFALQSKLNLPLKFPLSHNHKPESYHFRPGYNQSEQMHVDDEDSISDWSTDSCEWSDDELGAELDNATTPLSLGSVALETGSQEVVRCVCEAEEENDFMIQCEECLCWQHGTCMGLLEENVPDKYACYVCRDPPGQRQSLRYRYDRDWLSSGHMYGLSFLEENYSHQNAKKIAATHQLLGDVQRVVEVLNGLQLKMSVLQTQTHPDLQLWCQPWKRAERPWRRGGSGTGTDAAPSPALTDEGSEKDHKSLARGGAEALMSAAMEKLSRASSSSSSSSSSPYQSFQDSYIMSEHCYQKPRAYYPAVEQRLVVETTRRGSELEDSLRSTEDLLEREQRYGGMLETARPKAPTHLNTHTKGSDVGRWGQAEVKREEGVGCGGGGDVDGSGQQHQWQINLLDHIDAVQDEVTHRMDFIERELDVLESWLDYTGELEPPEPLARLPQLKHRMKLLLTELAKVQQIALCCST
- the LOC118388383 gene encoding PHD finger protein 20-like isoform X14, with translation MEYAQSLSPKVSFAQEVDVDTMSKTPPNRRGITFEVGATLEARDALKNWYPANIEKIDYDDEKVLIHYRQWSHRYDEWFDWTSPYLRPVERIQLRRQGLLDDCPIPGFHVNDKVLASWSDCRFYPAKVLAVNKDASYTVKFYDGVVQTVKGIHVKPFVRERGGKARSTERNGVKKPQNGRDRRPQEYGPKNKRTRRSTSDQEGDSDTEDGDNNDEDDWHEREVEEKTKRKDSEGDVTKETPSIVKQEEDTEQHEGQNNLGDHVAATVGPTEVKMEEDGGQSEEKPTHLNEGIKKEEVEMKTEYTVLSSPNETKPSTDSPNQMSTQTEPVSVPLPSAMSTIDRVEQMSESQPDSAKPAPLALPVKPIRKQGFHNPNRFSREPLYRVIKNQPPPVLSINLDHNPFKCSAVGCTKSFRKAKLLHYHMKYYHGEEQQLEDDLSPTRSTQTRASEKHPSPTSLESPKRRRTISASMHSNVHSPTRTPPSPRSEAKTMNRRTSAPPAVNTQRQQQRALLREKSKENQLDRNGQRPVETETTESSGMDICLSVVKERDRLKDKKRREFLRINLKKKKKKKKVKCDEDSISDWSTDSCEWSDDELGAELDNATTPLSLGSVALETGSQEVVRCVCEAEEENDFMIQCEECLCWQHGTCMGLLEENVPDKYACYVCRDPPGQRQSLRYRYDRDWLSSGHMYGLSFLEENYSHQNAKKIAATHQLLGDVQRVVEVLNGLQLKMSVLQTQTHPDLQLWCQPWKRAERPWRRGGSGTGTDAAPSPALTDEGSEKDHKSLARGGAEALMSAAMEKLSRASSSSSSSSSSPYQSFQDSYIMSEHCYQKPRAYYPAVEQRLVVETTRRGSELEDSLRSTEDLLEREQRYGGMLETARPKAPTHLNTHTKGSDVGRWGQAEVKREEGVGCGGGGDVDGSGQQHQWQINLLDHIDAVQDEVTHRMDFIERELDVLESWLDYTGELEPPEPLARLPQLKHRMKLLLTELAKVQQIALCCST
- the LOC118388383 gene encoding PHD finger protein 20-like isoform X2, which encodes MEYAQSLSPKVSFAEVDVDTMSKTPPNRRGITFEVGATLEARDALKNWYPANIEKIDYDDEKVLIHYRQWSHRYDEWFDWTSPYLRPVERIQLRRQGLLDDCPIPVRDGFHVNDKVLASWSDCRFYPAKVLAVNKDASYTVKFYDGVVQTVKGIHVKPFVRERGGKARSTERNGVKKPQNGRDRRPQEYGPKNKRTRRSTSDQEGDSDTEDGDNNDEDDWHEREVEEKTKRKDSEGDVTKETPSIVKQEEDTEQHEGQNNLGDHVAATVGPTEVKMEEDGGQSEEKPTHLNEGIKKEEVEMKTEYTVLSSPNETKPSTDSPNQMSTQTEPVSVPLPSAMSTIDRVEQMSESQPDSAKPAPLALPVKPIRKQGFHNPNRFSREPLYRVIKNQPPPVLSINLDHNPFKCSAVGCTKSFRKAKLLHYHMKYYHGEEQQLEDDLSPTRSTQTRASEKHPSPTSLESPKRRRTISASMHSNVHSPTRTPPSPRSEAKTMNRRTSAPPAVNTQRQQQRALLREKSKENQLDRNGQRPVETETTESSGMDICLSVVKERDRLKDKKRREFLRINLKKKKKKKKVKCECTGSEENIDISIFALQSKLNLPLKFPLSHNHKPESYHFRPGYNQSEQMHVDDEDSISDWSTDSCEWSDDELGAELDNATTPLSLGSVALETGSQEVVRCVCEAEEENDFMIQCEECLCWQHGTCMGLLEENVPDKYACYVCRDPPGQRQSLRYRYDRDWLSSGHMYGLSFLEENYSHQNAKKIAATHQLLGDVQRVVEVLNGLQLKMSVLQTQTHPDLQLWCQPWKRAERPWRRGGSGTGTDAAPSPALTDEGSEKDHKSLARGGAEALMSAAMEKLSRASSSSSSSSSSPYQSFQDSYIMSEHCYQKPRAYYPAVEQRLVVETTRRGSELEDSLRSTEDLLEREQRYGGMLETARPKAPTHLNTHTKGSDVGRWGQAEVKREEGVGCGGGGDVDGSGQQHQWQINLLDHIDAVQDEVTHRMDFIERELDVLESWLDYTGELEPPEPLARLPQLKHRMKLLLTELAKVQQIALCCST
- the LOC118388383 gene encoding PHD finger protein 20-like isoform X11, producing the protein MEYAQSLSPKVSFAQEVDVDTMSKTPPNRRGITFEVGATLEARDALKNWYPANIEKIDYDDEKVLIHYRQWSHRYDEWFDWTSPYLRPVERIQLRRQGLLDDCPIPVRDGFHVNDKVLASWSDCRFYPAKVLAVNKDASYTVKFYDGVVQTVKGIHVKPFVRERGGKARSTERNGVKKPQNGRDRRPQEYGPKNKRTRRSTSDQEGDSDTEDGDNNDEDDWHEREVEEKTKRKDSEGDVTKETPSIVKQEEDTEQHEGQNNLGDHVAATVGPTEVKMEEDGGQSEEKPTHLNEGIKKEEVEMKTEYTVLSSPNETKPSTDSPNQMSTQTEPVSVPLPSAMSTIDRVEQMSESQPDSAKPAPLALPVKPIRKQGFHNPNRFSREPLYRVIKNQPPPVLSINLDHNPFKCSAVGCTKSFRKAKLLHYHMKYYHGEEQQLEDDLSPTRSTQTRASEKHPSPTSLESPKRRRTISASMHSNVHSPTRTPPSPRSEAKTMNRRTSAPPAVNTQRQQQRALLREKSKENQLDRNGQRPVETETTESSGMDICLLVKERDRLKDKKRREFLRINLKKKKKKKKVKCDEDSISDWSTDSCEWSDDELGAELDNATTPLSLGSVALETGSQEVVRCVCEAEEENDFMIQCEECLCWQHGTCMGLLEENVPDKYACYVCRDPPGQRQSLRYRYDRDWLSSGHMYGLSFLEENYSHQNAKKIAATHQLLGDVQRVVEVLNGLQLKMSVLQTQTHPDLQLWCQPWKRAERPWRRGGSGTGTDAAPSPALTDEGSEKDHKSLARGGAEALMSAAMEKLSRASSSSSSSSSSPYQSFQDSYIMSEHCYQKPRAYYPAVEQRLVVETTRRGSELEDSLRSTEDLLEREQRYGGMLETARPKAPTHLNTHTKGSDVGRWGQAEVKREEGVGCGGGGDVDGSGQQHQWQINLLDHIDAVQDEVTHRMDFIERELDVLESWLDYTGELEPPEPLARLPQLKHRMKLLLTELAKVQQIALCCST